Proteins from a genomic interval of Clostridium scatologenes:
- a CDS encoding transketolase family protein, protein MKIETKVHSKNLIKWAKDKPEILVLSADLTSSVEVDTFRDTYPDRFFSMGIAEQNMLSFAGGLAREGFIPFVHTFAVFIYRRAYDQIAMSVAYPNLPVKMFGFLPGIISPGGATHQAIEDISVMRSLPNMTILECGDATEVESVLDVARAINGPVYIRILRGEIPRLFKASEPMQFGKARVLSKGTDLVVLSSGICTEEAIRAIKELKKKGLSIQHMHISTLKPFNDSSVIEAIAKSKYGVITIENHSTIGGLGTIIAEKLAEEGIGKKLVRIGIKDTFVHGASKQYLMKEYRIDAKALIEEVEKLLGQKFNIKEEELDKAFVAAVHSDAKAEAL, encoded by the coding sequence ATGAAAATAGAAACCAAAGTACATTCAAAGAATCTTATAAAATGGGCTAAGGATAAACCTGAAATACTAGTTTTATCTGCTGACTTAACTAGCTCTGTGGAAGTTGATACTTTTAGGGATACCTATCCTGACAGGTTCTTTTCTATGGGAATAGCAGAGCAAAATATGTTAAGCTTTGCAGGTGGACTTGCAAGAGAAGGTTTTATACCTTTTGTTCACACCTTTGCAGTCTTTATATATAGGAGAGCTTATGATCAGATAGCTATGTCTGTGGCATATCCCAATTTGCCTGTAAAAATGTTTGGATTTTTGCCTGGAATTATATCTCCAGGTGGGGCTACACATCAGGCCATTGAGGATATATCTGTAATGCGTTCTCTTCCCAATATGACAATACTTGAATGTGGAGATGCTACAGAAGTTGAATCTGTCCTTGATGTGGCAAGAGCTATTAATGGACCTGTATATATAAGAATTTTAAGAGGTGAAATACCAAGACTCTTTAAAGCTTCAGAACCTATGCAGTTTGGAAAGGCAAGAGTACTTAGCAAAGGAACTGATTTAGTTGTACTCTCTAGTGGTATATGTACGGAAGAAGCTATAAGGGCAATTAAAGAATTGAAGAAAAAAGGATTATCTATTCAACATATGCATATATCTACATTAAAGCCATTCAATGATTCTTCAGTAATTGAGGCTATAGCAAAATCAAAGTATGGTGTAATAACTATTGAAAATCATTCTACAATTGGAGGGCTTGGCACAATTATAGCTGAAAAACTAGCTGAAGAAGGTATAGGTAAGAAGCTTGTACGAATAGGGATTAAAGATACTTTTGTTCATGGTGCAAGCAAACAATATTTGATGAAAGAGTATAGGATAGACGCAAAAGCTCTTATAGAAGAAGTCGAGAAATTGTTAGGACAGAAATTTAATATAAAAGAAGAAGAACTTGATAAAGCTTTTGTGGCAGCAGTTCATAGTGATGCTAAGGCAGAAGCGCTGTAA
- a CDS encoding NifB/NifX family molybdenum-iron cluster-binding protein, translating to MNYKVAFVSNDGKNVNENFETSRKLFIFEIKENIAEYLETRESSLCFEERGHNEKHMKTLLNLISDCKAIFVKNIGYMSLVFLKFNGIKAFETDYSISDVIEGILSSAFEI from the coding sequence ATGAACTATAAGGTAGCTTTTGTTAGTAATGATGGAAAAAATGTAAACGAAAACTTTGAAACATCAAGAAAGCTTTTTATTTTTGAGATTAAAGAAAATATAGCAGAATATTTAGAAACTAGAGAAAGTAGTTTATGTTTTGAAGAGCGTGGACATAATGAAAAGCATATGAAAACGTTATTGAATTTAATATCGGATTGTAAGGCTATTTTTGTTAAAAATATAGGATATATGTCTTTAGTATTTTTAAAGTTTAATGGAATAAAAGCTTTTGAAACAGATTATAGTATAAGCGATGTAATTGAAGGAATATTGAGTTCTGCTTTTGAAATATAA
- a CDS encoding sensor histidine kinase encodes MKKKLDVNKTITTVIILNVIQITTIVMVILYNYFHNNVLNFQDKFYSGELLVYLIISIGIINSFFAIKDIRSLNGNNDEYKMLKSTLKQLEELNKTLRAQRHDFMNHLQVVYSLMEMEEYHDSREYIEKVFKDIQKVNKVLKTANPAVNALLQAKILYGEKRGIKTEILITSSLQDLKVPSWEFCRVLGNIVDNAIYALQEIDGERIIQIELFEDLKLYGFKIKNNGPEIPEELVKKIFKAGVTTKGEKGEGMGLAIVKRILEEYEGGIKVFTEKKFTVFQGWVPR; translated from the coding sequence ATGAAAAAAAAATTGGACGTAAATAAAACAATCACTACAGTAATTATTTTAAATGTAATTCAAATAACTACGATTGTTATGGTGATATTGTACAATTATTTTCATAACAATGTTTTGAATTTTCAAGATAAATTTTACAGTGGAGAACTTTTGGTATATTTAATTATATCCATAGGAATTATAAATAGTTTTTTTGCAATTAAGGATATTCGATCGTTAAATGGTAACAATGATGAATATAAAATGCTTAAAAGTACATTAAAACAACTAGAGGAACTCAATAAAACCCTTAGGGCTCAAAGACATGATTTTATGAATCATTTGCAGGTAGTATATAGTCTTATGGAAATGGAAGAATATCATGATTCAAGAGAGTATATAGAAAAAGTATTTAAAGACATTCAAAAGGTAAATAAGGTATTAAAAACTGCTAATCCAGCAGTTAATGCACTGCTTCAAGCTAAAATACTTTACGGAGAAAAAAGAGGAATAAAAACAGAAATATTAATTACTTCTTCACTTCAAGATTTAAAGGTACCATCCTGGGAATTTTGCAGAGTACTTGGGAATATTGTAGATAATGCAATTTATGCACTTCAAGAAATAGATGGAGAAAGGATTATACAAATAGAATTATTTGAAGATCTAAAGTTGTATGGATTTAAAATAAAGAACAATGGACCAGAAATTCCAGAAGAACTTGTGAAAAAAATTTTTAAAGCAGGAGTAACTACAAAAGGTGAAAAAGGAGAAGGCATGGGACTTGCTATTGTGAAGCGTATACTAGAGGAATATGAAGGCGGAATTAAGGTATTTACAGAAAAGAAATTCACTGTTTTTCAAGGATGGGTTCCAAGATAA
- a CDS encoding RuBisCO large subunit C-terminal-like domain-containing protein yields MFFTGKSDLKLPQERFSVTYKLQGDEKEAYRKAQDICIEQTVEFPEDVVPEGIIKDNIVGKIESFSKLEEEVFQVNISYPEDATAYELTQLINVIFGNTSIKPGVRVEEVNLSKKITDSFKGPRFGIKGIRKLLNVPKRPLLFTALKPMGISAEELAHIAYEFAIGGIDIIKDDHGLTNQPFCPYEKRVKLCSEAVQKANDKTGRNAIYVPNITASASEILDRAGTAKKFGAGGVLIAPGLTGFDVMRQVADDESISLPVVSHPAFQGSFVLGNEGISHKVLFGDIARISGADATIYPNFLGRFSFSREECVGVSENCKKELGKLKSVLPCPSGGMNLENIPESYKAYGDDVAFLIGGGLFRKGYSIADTCKYFKNLVENI; encoded by the coding sequence ATGTTTTTTACTGGTAAAAGTGATTTAAAACTTCCCCAAGAAAGGTTTAGTGTAACATATAAACTACAGGGAGATGAAAAAGAAGCCTATAGAAAAGCACAGGATATATGTATAGAACAGACAGTGGAATTTCCAGAGGATGTTGTACCAGAAGGAATAATAAAAGATAACATAGTTGGCAAAATAGAATCTTTTAGTAAATTAGAAGAGGAAGTATTTCAGGTTAACATAAGTTATCCAGAGGATGCCACTGCTTATGAACTCACGCAGCTTATAAATGTTATATTTGGAAATACAAGCATAAAGCCAGGTGTGAGGGTTGAAGAGGTCAATTTGTCGAAAAAAATAACTGACAGTTTTAAAGGACCTCGTTTTGGCATAAAAGGTATTAGAAAATTATTAAATGTGCCTAAAAGACCACTTTTATTTACAGCATTAAAACCTATGGGGATAAGTGCTGAGGAACTTGCACATATTGCATATGAATTTGCAATTGGAGGAATTGACATAATAAAAGATGATCATGGCCTTACAAATCAACCTTTTTGTCCTTATGAAAAGAGAGTTAAATTGTGTAGTGAAGCTGTGCAGAAGGCAAATGATAAGACAGGTAGAAATGCAATATATGTACCCAACATAACTGCATCAGCAAGTGAAATTTTGGATAGGGCGGGAACTGCCAAAAAATTTGGAGCTGGAGGGGTTTTAATTGCACCTGGTCTTACGGGTTTTGACGTAATGAGACAAGTTGCGGATGATGAAAGCATATCTCTTCCGGTTGTAAGCCATCCTGCGTTTCAGGGAAGCTTTGTCCTAGGGAATGAAGGCATATCACATAAGGTATTATTTGGTGATATCGCAAGAATTTCTGGGGCGGATGCTACTATATATCCTAATTTTCTAGGGAGATTTTCTTTTTCAAGGGAGGAATGTGTTGGAGTCTCTGAAAATTGTAAAAAAGAATTGGGAAAATTGAAATCTGTACTTCCTTGTCCTTCAGGTGGAATGAATCTTGAAAATATACCAGAATCTTATAAGGCATATGGTGACGATGTGGCATTTTTAATTGGTGGAGGATTGTTTAGAAAGGGGTACAGTATAGCTGATACCTGCAAGTATTTTAAGAATTTAGTTGAAAATATATAA
- a CDS encoding YezD family protein, with translation MSNNNKSNNGISEKNLNKLLASLKVVKYGSVTLVIQDGVVVQIERNEKMRIV, from the coding sequence GTGTCAAATAATAATAAAAGTAATAATGGTATTTCAGAAAAAAATCTAAATAAGCTTTTAGCGAGCTTAAAGGTTGTCAAGTATGGTTCTGTAACTTTAGTTATTCAAGATGGGGTGGTAGTTCAAATAGAAAGAAATGAAAAAATGAGAATAGTATGA
- a CDS encoding amino acid permease: MNEDLKKQQLKRGLKNRHMQMIAIGGAIGVGLFYGSANAISIGGPSIILAYLIVGLFVFMIMRALGELAVDDPNSGAFSAYATRYLGHFAGFFSGWTYWFQCTTTVMAELTAVGVYVQFWMPNFPKWMSALVFLLILIVINLIGVKAYGEFEFWFALIKVVAIICMIIFGLLIIVFGFSNGGHSVGLSNLWTNGGFFANGIRGFFLSFIFATFAFGGVEMIGITAGEAEDPKKSIPEAINNVFWRILIFYVGSIGVMLSLYSWNKIGTDGSPFVLVFSKVGIPAAAAVINFVVLTAALSGMNSALYVDGRMLYSLSLNDNAPKVFSKVNKSGVPYVGILFSTAVAMIAVVLNYFFPAKVFEYISSVTVIAIITAWITILLAHSKFRKEKVNKGEKTDFKMPFYPYFSYATVIYLVLIVISLAFLESTRIALYVAPVWILLLIIMYKLLLKQKVNLSEVKSNADHF; the protein is encoded by the coding sequence ATGAATGAAGATTTAAAAAAACAACAATTAAAAAGGGGATTAAAAAATCGTCATATGCAGATGATTGCTATTGGTGGAGCTATTGGAGTTGGTTTATTTTATGGTTCAGCCAATGCTATTAGTATTGGAGGCCCATCAATTATTTTAGCATATTTAATTGTAGGATTATTTGTTTTTATGATCATGAGAGCTTTAGGCGAACTTGCTGTAGATGACCCTAATTCAGGAGCTTTTAGTGCTTATGCAACACGTTATCTTGGGCATTTTGCAGGATTTTTTTCTGGGTGGACTTATTGGTTTCAGTGTACAACAACTGTAATGGCAGAGCTTACAGCAGTTGGAGTATACGTCCAGTTCTGGATGCCTAATTTTCCAAAATGGATGTCAGCACTAGTATTTTTATTAATACTAATTGTAATTAATCTTATTGGCGTTAAAGCATATGGAGAATTTGAATTTTGGTTTGCACTTATTAAAGTTGTTGCTATCATATGTATGATTATTTTTGGATTGCTAATTATTGTTTTTGGTTTTTCAAATGGAGGACATTCTGTTGGTCTATCCAATCTTTGGACTAATGGTGGATTTTTTGCTAATGGAATCAGAGGATTTTTCTTATCATTTATATTTGCCACATTTGCCTTTGGTGGTGTAGAAATGATTGGTATAACGGCTGGTGAAGCAGAAGATCCTAAAAAGTCTATACCTGAAGCGATTAACAATGTATTTTGGCGCATACTGATTTTTTATGTTGGATCTATTGGTGTCATGTTGTCGCTTTATTCCTGGAACAAAATAGGTACAGATGGAAGTCCATTTGTTTTGGTTTTTTCAAAAGTTGGAATTCCAGCTGCAGCAGCAGTTATTAACTTTGTAGTTTTAACAGCAGCTCTCTCAGGTATGAACAGTGCATTATATGTTGATGGAAGAATGCTTTATAGCTTGTCTTTAAATGACAATGCTCCAAAAGTATTTAGCAAGGTTAATAAGTCTGGAGTACCTTATGTAGGAATTTTATTCAGTACGGCAGTAGCAATGATTGCAGTAGTTTTAAATTATTTTTTTCCTGCTAAAGTTTTTGAATATATTTCATCAGTGACAGTAATAGCAATTATAACTGCTTGGATAACTATTCTTTTAGCTCACTCAAAGTTTAGAAAAGAAAAGGTTAATAAAGGAGAGAAAACTGATTTTAAGATGCCTTTCTACCCCTATTTTTCATATGCAACTGTTATCTACTTAGTTTTGATTGTTATTTCTTTAGCATTTTTAGAAAGTACACGAATAGCTCTTTATGTTGCACCAGTATGGATATTATTATTAATAATTATGTATAAATTACTTCTTAAACAAAAAGTGAATTTATCTGAAGTGAAGTCAAATGCCGACCATTTTTAA
- a CDS encoding pyridoxal phosphate-dependent aminotransferase translates to MQKLSNRLDYFTESVIREMTRVANKYGAVNLSQGFPDFDPPRELIDSLKEAAEKGPHQYEVTWGSKEFREKLAKKQEKFMGISINPDENIVVTCGSTEAMMVAMMSACNPGDKVIVFSPFYENYTADTILAGAEPIYVPLVPPEFNFDREELRRAFEKKPKALVLCNPSNPVGKVFTREELLYISELAKEYDTFVITDEVYEHIVFKPNKHTYLSSLPGMFERTVSCSSLSKTYSITGWRLGYIIASKDVINNCKKVHDFLTVGAAAPLQKAACAGLSLEESYYDELNNIYEKKKKLFLNGLDEIGLKYFEPQGAYYVLVDISEFGWKDDYEFCKWMAKEIGVAAVPGSSFFKENVNNYIRFHFAKKDETLIEAIERLKKLKK, encoded by the coding sequence ATGCAAAAATTAAGCAACAGATTAGATTATTTTACTGAATCAGTAATAAGAGAAATGACAAGAGTGGCTAATAAATATGGAGCAGTGAATCTTTCACAAGGCTTTCCAGATTTTGACCCACCAAGAGAACTTATAGACAGTTTAAAGGAAGCGGCAGAAAAGGGACCACATCAATATGAAGTAACATGGGGGTCAAAAGAATTTAGAGAAAAACTAGCAAAGAAACAAGAAAAATTTATGGGAATATCAATAAATCCTGATGAAAATATAGTAGTTACCTGTGGCAGCACTGAAGCTATGATGGTAGCTATGATGTCTGCATGTAATCCGGGGGATAAAGTTATTGTATTCTCACCGTTTTATGAAAACTATACAGCAGATACAATTTTAGCAGGAGCAGAGCCAATATATGTACCTTTGGTACCTCCTGAATTCAATTTCGATAGAGAAGAGTTAAGAAGAGCTTTTGAAAAAAAACCTAAGGCACTAGTATTATGTAATCCTTCAAACCCAGTAGGTAAGGTATTTACTAGAGAAGAATTATTATATATAAGCGAACTTGCAAAAGAATATGATACTTTTGTTATTACAGATGAGGTTTATGAACATATAGTATTTAAACCTAATAAACACACTTATTTATCATCTCTTCCTGGAATGTTTGAAAGAACAGTATCCTGTAGTTCTTTATCTAAAACTTACTCTATAACTGGATGGAGACTTGGATACATTATTGCAAGCAAGGATGTCATAAATAATTGTAAAAAAGTACATGATTTCTTAACTGTAGGAGCAGCTGCACCTTTGCAAAAAGCAGCTTGTGCAGGATTAAGTCTTGAAGAAAGCTATTATGACGAGCTTAATAACATTTATGAAAAAAAGAAAAAACTGTTTTTAAATGGATTAGATGAAATTGGATTAAAATACTTTGAACCTCAAGGAGCTTATTATGTTTTAGTTGATATTTCAGAGTTTGGTTGGAAGGATGACTATGAATTTTGTAAGTGGATGGCAAAAGAAATTGGTGTTGCTGCTGTTCCTGGGTCCAGCTTTTTTAAGGAAAATGTAAATAATTATATAAGATTTCATTTTGCAAAAAAAGATGAAACATTAATTGAAGCTATTGAAAGATTAAAAAAATTAAAGAAGTAG
- a CDS encoding DUF2325 domain-containing protein, translating to MRVLIIGGDNLESILCKLHEKGFNNIDHISGRDGWNKKTNMMVKSQKVDLVIVLVDFINHCVVKNTKERLKKSNIKTIFSKRSWVHLESHLNNFCIVRNA from the coding sequence ATGAGGGTGTTAATTATCGGTGGAGATAATTTAGAGAGTATATTATGCAAATTGCATGAAAAGGGATTTAATAATATAGATCATATTAGTGGAAGAGATGGCTGGAATAAAAAGACTAATATGATGGTAAAATCACAAAAAGTAGATTTAGTAATTGTACTAGTAGATTTTATAAATCATTGTGTTGTAAAAAATACAAAGGAGAGATTGAAAAAGTCTAATATTAAAACAATATTTTCAAAACGTTCATGGGTGCATTTGGAAAGTCATTTAAATAATTTTTGTATAGTGAGAAATGCTTAA
- the mtnA gene encoding S-methyl-5-thioribose-1-phosphate isomerase, whose protein sequence is MSEVVQSVILDDANNSLIILDQTLLPGEKRFIELKTEKDVWDAIYELKVRGAPAIGITAAYAIYLFVKKYDVQSYEQLYEHFKKTKEYLASSRPTAVNLFWALNRMEERLKKESKNTISVIKTALKEEADNIYKEDEKVCKSIGEYALSLLKPGFGLLTHCNPGTIATARYGTALAPIYLGNERGYDFKVFAGETRPLLQGARLTTWELKQAGVDVTLICDNMASIVMKEGKIQAVLVGCDRVAANGDTANKIGTSSVAILAKYYNIPFYVCAPISTIDLDCKSGEDIKIEIRPDKEITTKWYTKPMVPEGVKAYNPAFDVTDEELITAIITEKGIVYPPFSENLKKIL, encoded by the coding sequence ATGTCAGAAGTTGTACAATCTGTAATTCTAGATGATGCAAATAATTCTCTTATAATACTTGATCAAACCCTTCTACCAGGAGAAAAAAGATTCATAGAATTAAAAACTGAAAAAGATGTATGGGATGCTATTTATGAACTTAAAGTTAGAGGAGCACCTGCTATAGGTATAACTGCAGCTTATGCAATATATCTTTTTGTAAAAAAATATGATGTACAAAGTTATGAACAATTGTATGAACATTTTAAAAAGACAAAGGAATATTTAGCATCTTCAAGACCAACTGCAGTAAATTTGTTTTGGGCTCTTAATCGTATGGAAGAAAGGTTAAAAAAAGAATCAAAGAATACTATTTCTGTGATAAAAACTGCTTTAAAGGAAGAAGCAGATAACATATATAAGGAAGATGAAAAAGTATGTAAATCCATTGGAGAATATGCACTTTCTCTTCTAAAGCCGGGTTTTGGACTTTTGACTCACTGTAATCCAGGTACTATAGCTACTGCTAGATATGGTACAGCCCTTGCACCTATATATTTAGGAAATGAGAGAGGATATGATTTTAAAGTATTTGCTGGTGAAACTAGACCACTGCTCCAAGGGGCAAGACTTACTACCTGGGAATTAAAACAGGCAGGAGTGGATGTTACTTTAATATGTGATAATATGGCATCTATTGTTATGAAGGAGGGGAAAATACAGGCAGTTTTGGTGGGATGTGATAGAGTGGCAGCAAATGGAGATACTGCAAATAAAATAGGAACTTCTTCTGTGGCAATACTTGCTAAATACTATAACATACCTTTTTATGTATGTGCTCCAATCTCCACTATAGATTTAGATTGTAAAAGTGGTGAAGACATAAAGATTGAAATAAGACCTGATAAGGAAATAACTACAAAGTGGTATACAAAGCCTATGGTACCTGAGGGTGTGAAGGCTTATAATCCTGCTTTTGATGTGACAGATGAGGAACTTATAACAGCAATAATAACTGAAAAGGGGATAGTATATCCACCTTTTAGTGAAAATCTAAAGAAAATTTTATAA
- a CDS encoding YbaK/EbsC family protein, whose amino-acid sequence MSISSVVDDFLSKGIECSINLFEKNSKLFRKEKSNLLRNVCTAKTQLFTVRGKNIMVVADENTIISNIKFREYFKVKPRELSNNEIIKITGHPSGGLSPFGLKNPLKIYIDISLKGKNNICLCAGMKNFVVTVNYNEIIKLTCGQWVDICEYNDYVRGVII is encoded by the coding sequence ATGAGTATAAGTAGTGTAGTGGATGATTTTTTAAGTAAAGGAATAGAATGCTCTATTAATCTTTTTGAAAAAAATTCTAAGCTTTTTAGGAAAGAAAAAAGTAATTTGTTAAGGAATGTTTGCACTGCAAAAACACAGCTTTTTACAGTAAGGGGAAAAAACATAATGGTTGTTGCAGATGAAAATACTATAATCAGTAATATAAAATTTAGAGAATATTTTAAAGTAAAGCCAAGAGAATTAAGTAATAATGAAATAATAAAAATTACAGGTCATCCTAGTGGAGGATTAAGTCCCTTTGGACTAAAAAATCCATTGAAAATTTATATAGATATTTCTCTAAAAGGAAAAAATAATATTTGCCTTTGTGCAGGTATGAAAAATTTTGTTGTAACAGTTAATTATAATGAAATAATTAAATTAACTTGTGGTCAATGGGTCGACATTTGTGAATACAATGATTATGTTAGAGGAGTGATAATATGA
- a CDS encoding transketolase, with protein sequence MGELKDTWEDEVYKIANRIRLRVLKHTIENNGGYLSQACSSAEILSTLYLKVLNLNEVEKPIVPPKFHGTPGTDNKNYFNGGIYNGERSEDTDRFILSPAQYALVLYAALIEVGRMDTSGLDEFNKDGSSVEMIGAEHSPGMEVTTGSLGQGISQAGGIALARKLKKENGRVFVFLSDGECQSGQFWEAVQAISYHKLDNIIAYVDINGYQCDGKMTTVMNIEPFHERLKAFGARVFRIDGHDVDAISALGNLKPDGRPTFILCDTNPSRGINILNKRKPKFHYVRFKSEEERESYRKEFNKLSKKFQ encoded by the coding sequence ATGGGAGAATTAAAGGATACATGGGAAGATGAAGTTTATAAAATAGCAAACAGAATAAGACTTAGAGTTTTAAAACACACTATAGAAAATAATGGAGGATATTTGAGTCAGGCCTGCTCTTCAGCAGAAATACTTTCAACTCTCTATTTAAAAGTGTTAAATTTAAATGAAGTTGAAAAGCCTATTGTTCCACCAAAGTTTCATGGAACTCCAGGAACTGATAATAAAAATTATTTTAATGGCGGTATATATAATGGAGAAAGATCAGAGGATACAGATAGATTTATACTTTCTCCAGCACAATATGCTCTTGTACTATATGCAGCGTTAATAGAAGTTGGCCGTATGGATACGTCTGGTCTTGATGAATTCAACAAGGATGGAAGTTCTGTTGAAATGATTGGTGCGGAACATTCTCCAGGTATGGAGGTTACTACAGGTTCTTTAGGACAGGGCATAAGCCAGGCAGGTGGTATTGCTCTTGCACGTAAATTGAAGAAAGAAAATGGAAGGGTATTTGTATTTTTATCTGATGGTGAGTGTCAATCCGGACAATTTTGGGAAGCAGTACAAGCTATTTCCTATCATAAGTTAGATAATATAATAGCTTACGTTGATATAAATGGATATCAGTGTGATGGAAAAATGACTACAGTAATGAATATAGAGCCTTTTCACGAAAGATTAAAAGCTTTTGGAGCCAGAGTATTCAGAATAGATGGACATGATGTAGATGCTATTTCTGCCCTTGGAAATTTAAAACCTGATGGAAGACCTACATTTATATTATGTGACACAAATCCTTCTAGAGGAATCAATATATTAAATAAGAGAAAGCCTAAGTTCCATTATGTAAGATTTAAAAGTGAAGAGGAAAGAGAAAGTTACAGAAAAGAATTTAACAAATTAAGCAAGAAGTTTCAGTAA
- the mtnK gene encoding S-methyl-5-thioribose kinase produces MGKFTDEYFRMNEEDALQYAKSQLEFFDGDAEITCKEIGDGNLNYVFKIEDKKSNKSLIIKQAGPVARISDEFKVSPDRNRIESEILELQYKLSEGLVPKVYKYDSIMNCFAMEDLSDYEIMRTALNEHKKFPRFTDQITTFLVNTLLLTSDAVINHKKKKELVKDFINPELCEITEDLVYTEPFYDCSRNDLLPETKKFAISNLWNDKKLLLETAKLKFEFMTNAQSLIHGDLHTGSIFVKPNSTKVFDAEFAFYGPAGYDIGNVIANLIFAYENAEATILDKKEKEDYKCWLESSIVDIIDLFCKKFKALWKENVSEKVANYEGFLEYYLGNILKDTSAVVGLELARRIIGLAHVSDIVSIKDIEKRIRAEKICLLSSKKFILDRENIKSGGDFIKVIKDTENKF; encoded by the coding sequence ATGGGAAAATTTACAGATGAATATTTTAGAATGAATGAAGAAGATGCCTTACAATATGCAAAATCACAGTTGGAATTTTTTGATGGAGATGCAGAAATTACTTGTAAGGAAATAGGAGACGGAAATTTAAATTATGTATTTAAAATTGAAGATAAAAAAAGTAATAAATCTTTAATAATTAAACAAGCAGGTCCTGTGGCTAGAATTTCTGATGAATTTAAAGTATCTCCAGATAGAAATAGAATTGAAAGTGAAATATTAGAACTTCAATACAAACTTTCTGAAGGACTTGTACCTAAAGTTTATAAATATGATAGTATAATGAATTGTTTTGCTATGGAGGATTTATCTGATTATGAAATAATGCGTACAGCCTTAAATGAACATAAGAAGTTTCCAAGGTTTACGGATCAGATTACTACATTTTTAGTTAATACTCTTCTTTTAACTTCAGATGCAGTAATAAATCACAAGAAAAAAAAGGAATTAGTAAAAGATTTTATAAATCCAGAGCTTTGCGAAATAACAGAAGATCTTGTTTATACTGAACCTTTTTATGATTGCTCAAGAAACGACTTATTGCCTGAAACGAAAAAATTTGCAATCTCTAATTTGTGGAATGATAAAAAGCTTCTTTTGGAAACTGCCAAATTAAAATTTGAATTCATGACAAATGCACAATCTCTTATACATGGAGATTTGCACACTGGTTCTATTTTTGTAAAACCAAATTCCACCAAGGTGTTTGATGCTGAATTTGCTTTTTATGGACCTGCAGGCTATGACATTGGAAATGTAATTGCAAATTTGATATTTGCTTATGAAAATGCAGAAGCTACAATATTGGACAAAAAGGAAAAAGAAGATTATAAATGTTGGCTGGAGTCCTCAATAGTCGATATTATAGATTTATTTTGTAAAAAATTTAAAGCTTTATGGAAAGAAAATGTTTCTGAGAAGGTGGCAAATTATGAGGGCTTCTTAGAATATTATTTAGGAAATATATTAAAGGATACCTCAGCTGTAGTTGGCTTAGAACTTGCAAGGAGAATAATAGGACTTGCACATGTTAGCGATATAGTTTCTATAAAGGACATTGAAAAGAGAATAAGAGCGGAAAAAATATGTCTCTTATCTTCAAAAAAATTTATATTGGATAGAGAAAATATAAAAAGTGGAGGGGACTTTATAAAGGTTATTAAAGATACGGAAAACAAGTTTTAG